From a region of the Ovis aries strain OAR_USU_Benz2616 breed Rambouillet chromosome 10, ARS-UI_Ramb_v3.0, whole genome shotgun sequence genome:
- the TFDP1 gene encoding transcription factor Dp-1 has product MAKDAGLIEANGELKVFIDQNLSPGKGVVSLVAVHPSTVNSLGKQLLPKTFGQSNVNISQQVVIGTPQRPAAPNTIVVGSPHTPNTHFVSQNQPSEPSPWSAGKRNRKGEKNGKGLRHFSMKVCEKVQRKGTTSYNEVADELVAEFSAADSHILPSESAYDQKNIRRRVYDALNVLMAMNIISKEKKEIKWIGLPTNSAQECQSLEVERQRRLERIKQKQSQLQELILQQIAFKNLVQRNRQVEQQASRPPPPNSVIHLPFIIVNTSKKTVIDCSISNDKFEYLFNFDNTFEIHDDIEVLKRMGMACGLESGSCSPEDLRVARSLVPKALEPYVTEMAQGSLGGVFVASAVSTSNGTRLSASDLANGADGALATSSSGSQYSGSRVETPVSCVGEDDEDDEDFNENEEED; this is encoded by the exons GCCGGTCTAATTGAAGCCAACGGGGAACTCAAGGTCTTCATCGACCAGAACCTCAGTCCTGGGAAAG GCGTGGTGTCCTTGGTTGCTGTCCACCCCTCCACAGTGAACTCTCTCGGGAAGCAGCTCCTGCCAAAGACCTTTGGACAGTCCAACGTCAACATCTCGCAGCAAGTG GTGATTGGTACACCTCAGAGGCCTGCAGCGCCAAACACTATCGTGGTAGGCAGCCCACACACCCCGAACACTCACTTCGTCTCCCAGAACCAGCCTTCAGAGCCCTCTCCTTGGTCTGCTGG GAAGCGCAACCGGAAAGGAGAGAAGAACGGGAAGGGGCTGCGGCACTTCTCCATGAAGGTGTGCGAGAAGGTGCAGCGCAAGGGGACGACGTCCTACAACGAGGTGGCCGACGAGCTGGTGGCCGAGTTCAGCGCGGCCGACAGCCACATCCTGCCCAGCGAGTCG GCCTACGATCAGAAGAACATCCGGAGGCGCGTGTACGACGCGCTGAACGTGCTCATGGCGATGAACATCATCtccaaggagaagaaggagatcaAGTGGATCGGCCTGCCCACCAACTCCGCCCAGGAGTGCCAGAGTCTAGAG GTggagagacagaggaggctggaaaggATAAAGCAGAAGCAGTCGCAGCTTCAGGAGCTCATCCTGCAG CAAATCGCCTTCAAGAACCTGGTGCAGAGGAACCGCCAGGTGGAGCAGCAGGCCAGCCGGCCGCCCCCGCCCAACTCGGTCATCCACCTGCCGTTCATCATCGTCAACACCAGCAAGAAGACCGTCATCGACTGCAGCATCTCCAACGACAA GTTTGAGTACCTGTTCAATTTCGACAACACGTTTGAGATTCATGATGACATCGAGGTGCTGAAGCGCATGGGCATGGCCTGCGGGCTGGAGTCCGGCAGCTGCTCCCCCGAGGACCTGAGGGTGGCCAGGAGCTTGGTGCCGAAGGCGCTGGAGCCTTATGTGACAG AAATGGCTCAGGGGTCGCTCGGCGGTGTGTTTGTCGCGTCGGCAGTGTCGACGTCTAACGGCACGCGGCTGTCTGCCAG CGACCTGGCCAACGGCGCGGACGGGGCGCTGGCCACGAGCTCCAGTGGGTCGCAGTACAGCGGGTCCCGGGTGGAGACGCCGGTGTCATGCGTCGGCGAGGACGACGAGGATGACGAGGACTTCAACGAGAACGAGGAGGAAGACTGA